The Streptomyces bacillaris sequence GGGGTTCCGTCGGGCTCGTGATCTGTTCGGTGGAATCGCCGGTGGCAGGCGGCTGCTGTCGGCCGTGGCCCCCCGCAGGGCCTCCGTACTTCGACGCCCGTCCAGAGCCCTGGAGGTGTCGCTCCGACGAGCACGGCTGAGCCTGACCCAGGGCAGGCGCGGAGCAACTGCACCCGCATCACTCGTGCCCAGGGCCCGCTCGTCCGGGGTGGATCGGTTGCGTCGGCGCCGGTGGGTACTACCGAGCGCTGCCACCTCTGCCACCCGGTGGGGCGAACGGGCCGCACAAGGGAGGTCTCCAGCTGTCCTGGTGCCCGACGTGCGGAGGGGTGTCAGACACGACAGTGCCGGTTCCCGCATCGCGCGGGAACCGGCACTTGTCGTTCGTGATCGTGGCTACGGGGTGACGCAGCCGATCGAGCCGACCGGGAAGTCGTTGCCGGTCGATGTTGCGGTGAACCCGAAGGTGACGCTGCCCTCCGGTGCGATGGTGCGGTTGTAGCCGAGGTTCCTGACCGTGAGCGTGCCATCGGGGTCCGTGGTCAGCGCCCCGCTCCACACGCTGCTGATCTTTGTGCCCAAGCCGGGCTTCCACTGCACGGCCCAGCCGTCACGCGCCGTCGTGCCGTGGTTCATGACCTCCACGGAACCCTGGAAGCCGCCGCTCCAGGAGTTGGTCACGCTGTAGACGGCCATGCATCCGGTGTGCGGATCGGCGGGAGGCGGAGTGGGGGTGGGTGTCGGGGTCGGTGTGGGGGTGGGTGTCGGAGTGGGCGTCGGATGCGGAGTGCCGCCCGAGCCGCGAATGCCGGTCACCTCGCCGTTGCCGCCGTCGAAGACGATGTCGGAGCAGGAGAAGAAGTTCTCCTGACTGTCCGATCGCACCCACTGGATGAACATGACCGCGTCACCCGAGCGGCCCGAGGGCAGGTCCAGGTCCCAGTAGTAGTGGCCGCCGTCGGTGCCGGGCCCGCCCGACTGCGGCGGGTCGGAGACGGTCCCGACCAGTTCCAGGTCGTCCCAGCCCAGCTCGGTGCTCGGCGAGTAGCCGGGCTTGGACAGGTACACCCGGAAGGAGCCCGGGTGCGCCGCCCAGTTGCTGTGCTTGACCTGGATGGTCTTCCCGGACGTCAGGTGCGTCCGGGGCCAGTCGGAGCGGGGGGCGTTGTAACCGGTGAAGTTGTACGGCGAGCGGTCACCGGCACTGCACAGCTTTCCGTCCGGGACGTAGCCCGCCCCCCGTCCGCCCGCGTTGGAGTCGAGCACGGCGAACCAGTTGTACAGCGCGTTCGCGCCGCTCTCGGCGAGCGCGGCCTTGCACGCCGGGTTGGTGGGGTCCAGCGCGCCGGTCCCGGTCCGCGCGTCCAGCATGCAGAGGTAGGTACGCGACCCCGGTGTCATCGTCGCGCCGTGCGCCTGCGCGTCTCCCTGGCCCATCAGCGTCAGGCCGATTCCACCGAGGAGTGTCGCGACCGCCGCCGCCAGGGAGGTGAACAGCTTCTTGCGTCGAGCCATGAGGTCTCCTGTGCCTGTGAGGGGATGGTCTTCCGGCGGTGCTTCTCTCTCCTGCGGCCACCATCGGGCGAGGAGTCCCGGGGCGACACCTGGATCAGGAGGGTGCTGTTCAGGGCGAGCGCCGTGGCGAAGCGGGTGGGATCGCCGTGGCCGGAGCGCGGCCGTAGTCGTCGGTCCCGCACGGGCGGGATCCGGCGTCCACCGGGTCGCGTCGTGCCGACGCCGGCAGGAGTGCTGAGCAGGCTGCGCCCGGAACTGGGGGAGTGCGGTGACGCTCGCATGCGGGGCCTCTCCGGGAGGGACGACCGGATGGGGCGATCACGGAATCGGATGCGCCCGCCGTTCTGGTTCTGGGAGCGCTCCCATCCGCTGGTGCTACGGACTGTAGGAGCTTTGCTATGCCCCTGACAACCCATCGCGGAGGATGTGTCGAGAGGATCGATGAAGGCTGAGGTCAGGGCGGGGCGGTCAAGGCCGGGATGGCTGTCGCGCTGCGGCGCGGCGGGGCCAGGGCGGCACGGTGCGCTCCAGCGGGCAGGGGGGGCGGGGTGGCCGTCGGCCCGACAGGCGGCCGGCCGGGTGGTCAGGCGAGGCGGCAGAGTTCTTGTGGCCGAGCCCTGCCGGGCCGAGTCGCGTGGTGTCCTGGGCCCGGTCGGTCGTCTCTCATGAGTCCGGCAGAGCGGCGAATCCTGTCCAACCGCTTGACGGCACGTCCCGCGACCCCGATTTTGGGAGCGCTCCCACTACTGCCCGCACTCCGCCGGACGTCATACCGGTGCCTCAGTCACTGTGTGCCCTTCCCCCTCCCGTAAGGACTTCGGTGTGCCGCGACATCAGCCACTCGCTCCCCGCCCGTCCCGTACGTTGCGCCGACCGGACCGCTCCAGACGCGTCAGCGTGTTAGCGGGCGCCGTAGCCACCGCCGGACTGCTGGCCGGCACCCTCGCCCCACCAGCCGGCGCGGCCCAGCCTCTCGACGAGGGCCACGAGGTCGTCGTCAACGGGGACTTCTCCGCGGGCACCGCCCCCTGGTGGTCGACGGCCAACAGCCCCGTCGCCGTCTCGGACGGACGCCTCTGTGCCGACGTCCCCGCGGGCACGGCCAATGCGTGGGACGCCATCGTCGGGCAGAACGGGCTCGCCCTCACCGCCGGTGAGGGATACACCCTCAGCTACACGGCGACGTCCACCGTACCGGTCGCCATCCGCACCAACGTGCAGATGGCGACCGAACCGTGGACCACGGAACTGGCCACCGCGCAGCCGGTCGGGACGACCGCCGAACGTGTCACGGAGACCTTCACGGCCGGGGCCGACCATGACGCGGCGCAGCTCGTCTTCCAGATCGGGGGCAGCGCCGAGGCCCTCACCTTCTGCGTCGACGACGTATCACTGCGCGGCGGGACCGCGCCGCCGCCGTACGAACCGGACACCGGATCCCCGGTCCGGGTCAACCAGGTCGGATACCTCACCCACGGCCCCAAGGCCGGCACGGTGGTCACCGACGCGACCGATCCGCTGCTCTGGACACTCGACTCGGCCGCCGGGACACGCGTGGCCGACGGCACCACCACTCCGGCGGGCGTGGACACCGCCTCGCGGCGACAGGTCCACACCTTCGACTTCAGTGCGGTGACGACCGTGGGCGAGGGGTACACCGTCACGGTCGCGGGGGAGAAGAGCGAGCCGTTCGCCATCGGCGACGACCTCTACGCGCCACTGCGCACCGACGCGCTCGCGTACTTCTACCACAACCGCAGCGGCATCGAGATCGACGCGGACATCGTGGGCGAGCAGTACGCGCGGCCGGCCGGCCATCTCGGCGTGAGCCCCAACCAGGGCGACAACGACGTGCCCTGCCAGCCGGGTGTGTGCGACTACCGTCTCGACGCGGCGGGGGGCTGGTACGACGCCGGTGACCACGGCAAGTACGTGGTCAACGGCGGTATAGCGGTTGCCCAGCTGATGTCCACGTTCGAGCGGACCCTGTACGAGGAGACCGCCGACGCCGGGCCGCTCGGCGACGGAGAGCTCCGGCTGCCCGAACACGGGAACGCCACTCCCGACATCCTCGACGAGGCGCGTTGGGAGCTGGAGTTCCTCATGCGGATGCAGGTGCCCGCGGGGGAGCCCCTCGCCGGTATGGCTCACCACAAGCTGCACGACAAGGCGTGGACCGGACTGCCCCTCCGGCCGGACCGTGACCCCCAGCCCCGGGAACTGCATCCGCCGACCACGGCGGCCACCCTCAACCTGGCGGCCACCGCCGCCCAGTGCGCCCGCCTCTTCCATGCCTACGACGCGGCCTTCGCCGCACAGTGCCGGTCTGCCGCGCGGTCCGCGTGGACAGCGGCCAAGACCCACCCCGACATCCTCGCCGATCCGCAGGACGCCACGGGCGGCGGCGCCTACAGCGACGACGACGTGCGGGACGAGTTCTACTGGGCGGCGGCGGAACTCTTCCTCACCACCGGCGAGGACAGCTACCGTCAGGAGGTCCTCCGCTCCCCGCTGCACGGTGACACCGACGCGGTCTTCCCGCGCGGCGGCATGTCATGGGGCTCGGTCGCCGGGCTCGGCGCCCTGAACCTCGCGAGTGTGCCGGGCAAGCTGTCCGCCGACCAGCTCGCCACGGTACGCGGCATGGTGACCGAAGCCGCCGACGGATACGCGGCAGACTCGGCCCGGGCCGCCTACGGCCTCCCGTACTCCCCCGACGACGGGCACTTCGTATGGGGTTCGAACAGCCAGGTCGCCAACAACATGGTCGTCCTGGGTTCCGCGCACGACCTGACCGGCAGGACCGCCTACCGCGACGCCGTACTGCGCGGACTCGACTACCTGCTGGGCCGCAACGCGCTGAACCAGTCCTATGTCACCGGGTACGGCGAGCGGGACTCGCGCAACCAGCACCACCGCTTCTGGGCCAACCAGCTCGATCCGGCCCTGCCGAACCCCGCACCGGGGTCCCTGGCCGGCGGCCCCAACGCGTCCATCGAGGACCCGGTCGCGCAGGCCAAGCTGAAAGGCTGCGCACCGGCGATGTGCTACATCGACGACATCGAGTCCTGGGCCACGAACGAGATCACCATCAACTGGAACGCCCCACTCGCCTGGGTCGCGTCCTACGTGGACGATCTCGGCGGCGGTGAGCCTGTGACGGCACAGTGCGAGGTGACGTACACGTCGCAGCGCTGGAGCAACGGCTTCACCACCCACATCGAGCTCAAGAACACCGGCGACGACCCCGTCCGGCCCTGGCGGCTCGACTGGACGTTCGCCGACCGGCAGCAGGTGACCGACACCTGGGGGGCCGACATCGGGCAGACCGGCCCCCGGGTGACGGCCGAGGCCCTGAGGTGGAACGCCATGCTCGCGCCCGGCACCACCGTGCTGTTCGGCTTCAACGGCCGCCCCACCGGCCTCGTGCACGACCCCCAGGTCTTCAGGCTGAACGGCAAGGTCTGCGCGACCACATCACGACGGTGAGCGGCAACCCGTCCTACCGCGTACGAGGGAGAATCGATGTGAAACGCTTTCTGGCTCTACTGGCCACCTGCGCGACGGCCCTGGGCCTCACCACCCTGCTCGGCCCTCCGGCAGTGGCCGCCACCGGATGCAAGGTCGACTACACGGTCACCAGCCAGTGGCAGGGGGGGTTCCAGGCCGGAGTCAAGGTCACCAACCTGGGTGAGCCCGTCACCGGATGGACCCTGAAGTTCACCATGCCCGACGCGGGGCAGAAGCTCGTCCAGGGCTGGAACGCGACCTGGTCGCAGTCCGGTTCCGCGGTCTCCGCGGTCGGCGTCGACTGGAACCGCACACTGGCCAACGGCGCCTCGGCCGATCTGGGGATGGTGGGTTCCTTCACAGGCGTCAACCCGAAACCCACGGCGTTCACGCTCAACGGCGTCGCCTGTACGGGCTCCGTGGAGGAGCCCCCGCCCGTCGACCCGCCCGTCCCGGGCACCGGCACCCCCGTGGACATCAACGGCAGGCTCCACGTCTGCGGCGTGCACCTGTGCAACCAGTACGACCGCCCCGTACAGCTGCGGGGCATGAGCACCCACGGCATCCAGTGGTTCAGCAAGTGCTACAACGCCGCGTCCCTGGACGCGCTGGCGAAGGACTGGAAGTCCGACCTGCTGCGCGTGGCCATGTACGTCCAGGAAGGCGGTTACGAGACCGACCCGGCGGGCTTCACCAGCAGGGTGAACGGCCTCGTCGACATGGCCGAGGCACGTGGCATGTACGCCATGATCGATTTCCACACCCTGACGCCGGGCGACCCGAACCACAACCTCGACCGGGCCAAGACGTTCTTCGCCTCCGTCGCGGCCCGCAACGCCGACAAGGACCACGTGATCTACGAGATCGCCAACGAGCCCAACGGAGTGAGCTGGACGGCCATCAAGAACTACGCCGAACAGGTCATCCCGGTGATCCGGGCCGCGGACCCGGACGCCGTCATCATCGTCGGCACCCGCGGCTGGTCCTCCCTGGGCGTCTCGGAGGGCTCGAACGAGAGCGAGGTCGTCAACAACCCCGTCAGGGCGTCCAACATCATGTACGCCTTCCACTTCTACGCCGCGAGCCACAAGGACTCCTACCGAGCCACGCTGAGCCGCGCGGCCTCCCGACTGCCCCTGTTCGTGACCGAGTTCGGCACGGTGACCGCCACCGGCGGGGGAGCGATGGACCGGGCGAGCACGACGGCCTGGCTGGACCTGCTCGACCAGCTGAAGATCGGCTACGCGAACTGGACCTACTCCGACGCGGACGAGAGCAGCGCGGCCTTCAGGCCGGGCACCTGCGACGGCGGCGACTACAGCAGCAGCGGGGTGCTGACCGAATCGGGGGCACTGCTCAAGAACCGCATCAGCACCCCCGACTCCTTCCCCACCAGCTGACCGGCCGACCGGATCCCCGCCCCGCGAGACCTCCGTGGTGTCACCCGGCATCTCCCGGACGCGCCGCTGAGCCGGGGCCGAGCTGCCCCGCCCCGGGAGCCTGGGGCACGCGGTGGCAGCCGGTCTCCTGCCTCGGCCGTGGCCCGGCCTGACTCATGGCGAACAGCTCGGCCATCTTCTCGGTCCCATCCCTGCGGCGTGTCGACACACCGCAGGGATGGGACGAGGCGCCGTGGGACATCGGCTGCCTCGTCTCAGCGGCTCCCGGCCGGAACTGTGGTGCGGACAGCGGCGTGACGGCGACCTGGTCGATAGGAGTGACGGCGGGAGCGGGGTGTGCTCCACGGCGCGTGGGCCTGGGCGGGGTTGGTGATCCCTGGTCAGCGGCGGCCGGAGGACAGGACGACGAGGAACTGGCCGCCGCCCGGTTCGATGGCGGCGGTCACCGGCAGCCCCGGCACCAGTCGGGAGAACCGGTCCACCAGCCAGTCCGCCGCCTCCTGGGCATCACGCTCGGTGGGACAGCGGCCCACCATCTCCCGGCCCCCCTTGCGCTCCAGCCTCCCGGCCACGGTGATCAGCGGCGCGGGTTCGGTCACATACAGGCGGTCCGGCCAGGCGATGACCACCTTGACCGCGCCCTTCCGCGTGTTGCATCCCCGGTGTGCGAGCCGCTCGGTGACCTTGGCCTTCCGGTCGGCAGTCCGGCTGTCCACGCTGGGCCCTCGCGGGTCGTTCACCGACTGATCGAGGTCGACCACTTCGTCACACACCCAGCATCGACCGCCGTCGCGCTCGGCCACGTCATCAAGGAGACTCATCCGAGCAAACTAGCCTGCCCGGCCGCCACCCCGCGCACCAGGGCGTCGGCGGCGTCCTGACACCGGCCGACAACGCGGCAACGTCGGACGACCGGGCCTGGACCGACGCGCCGGTTCCCGCAGTCCGGACGAGGCTTTGCCCCGCCCCGGCGTTTCTGCCGCCCGGTCTTCCCGGCGGACGGCCATCGTGAGTGACGCTCAGGTCTGCCGGCGGACGATCAGACGCTGGAGAATGATGAAGGCGAGCAGGAGTACGCCGATGACGATTTTCGTCCACCAGGAACTGAGGGTGCCCTCGAAGGAGATCAACGACTGTACGGTGCCGAGGACCAGCACCCCCACCACTGAACCCACCACGTAGCCCGTCCCGCCCGCGAGGAGGGTCCCTCCGATGACGACGGCGGCGATGACGTCGAGTTCCATGCCAACGGCGTGCAGACCGTAGCCGGAGAGCATGTAGAGGCTGAAGAGCAGGCCGCCCAGGGCGGAGCAGAAACCGCTCACCACATAGACGCCGACCTTGGCCCGGCTGGTGGCCAAGCCCATCAGGCGGGCCGAGGACTCGCTGCCGCCCACCGCGTAGACGGTCCGGCCGAAGCGCGTCAGATGCAGGACGTACAGGGCCGCCAGGACCACGGCCAGCGCGATCACGACGCTGTAGGTCAGGGTGATGTCGCCCGGCAACGTGATGGCGCCGGCGGCGAACTCACGGAAGGAGGGTTCGGTGATGGAGACCGACTCGACACTGATGAGGAAGCAGAGCCCGCGGGCCAGGAACATACCCGCCAGCGTGACGATGAACGGCTGGACCTCGAAGTGATGGATGACCAGGCCCATGAGCAGGCCCAGGGTGGCGCCCGACCCGAGGACAGTGATGATCGAAAGGAGCGGAGGCCAGCCCGCGTTCAGGGTGGCCGCGGCGATCATGGTGGAGAGGGCGGCGACGGCGCCGACCGAGAGGTCGATGCCGCCGGTCAGGATGACGAAGGTCATGCCCACCGCGAGGACGATGAGGAAGGAGTTGTCGACGAACAGGTTCGCGACCACCTGCCCCGACGCGAAGTTCTCGTAACGGACCGACCCGGCTCCGAAGGTGACCACGAACACGGCGAAGGTGGCGACCACGGGCAGGAATCGCTGGGGAAGACGTGCGGAGGAAAGAGCCAAGGTGCTCATCCGGCGGCCACCTCCTGGGAGCGGGGCGTTGAAACAGCGGTCTTACGGCGTGCGCGGAGCATCCTCGCCGTCCGGGGCGACTGGAGCAGGCAGACGACGATCACCACGACGGCCTTGAAGACCAGAGTGACGTCGGTCGGCACACCGATGGTGTAGACGGTGGTGGTCAGTGTCTGGATCACGAGGGCGCCCAGCATGGTCCCGGCCAGGGAGTACCGCCCCCCGGCCAGCGACGTGCCCCCGATGACGACGGCGAGAATGGCATCCATCTCGATCCACAGACCGGCGCTGTTGGCGTCGGCCGCGTTCACGTTGGAACTGATCATCAGGCCCGCGACGCCCGCGCACAGACCGGCGAACACGTAGACCGTCCAGACGATCGTGCGTGAGCGCACGCCCGCGAGCTCGCCCGCCTTCGGGTTGATCCCCACGGCCTCGATGAGCATGCCCAGCGCGGTTCGGCGGGTGATGAGGGCGACGGCCGCCAGGACGGCGAGGCTGATCAGGATCGCGATCGGCAGGAGGAGGAACCCCGAGCCGATCTGCCGGTAGAGGGGATCCTTGACGGTGACGATCTGGCCCTCGGTGAGCAGCATGGCGCCCCCGCGACCCGCCGTCATCAGAACGAGCGTGGCGATGATTGGCTGGATTCCCAGGACGGAGACCAGGAAGCCGTTCCACAGCCCGAGCAGGATGCACACGCTCAGAGCCAGCAGGACTGCGGTGACCGCGTCCCCGCCGCCGGATATGTAGGTGCAGGCGATCGCGCCGGCGATGGCGGCGACGGCTCCCACGGACAGATCGATGCCCCGGGTCGCTATGACCAGGGTCATGCCGACGGCGATCAGGAGCGTAGGTGCTCCGTTGCGGAGGATGTCGATCATGCTGCCGAAGAGGTGCCCGTCCTGAAGGCGGAGTTCCACGAAGGAGGGCTCGACGGCGACATTGAGGACGATCAGTGCGACGAGGGCGATGAGCGGCCACAGCAGCCGCCCGCGCGTCATGAGGCCACCGCCGCGGTGTGGTTGGCGCTCGGAGCGGCTATGACAGACATGATCTTGTCCACCGAGACGTCCTGCCCGTTCAGTTCGGCCACTTTGTGCCGGTCACGCAGGACGACGACCCGGTCGGACACGCGCACCACTTCTTCCAGTTCGGCGGAGATGAACAGCACCGCCATTCCCTCGGCCGCGAGGTCGGCCACGACTTTCTGGATGTGCGCCTTGGCACCGACATCGATGCCCCGGGTGGGTTCGTCGAGGATGAGCAGTCGGGGCCGGGTGACCAGCCAGCGTGCGAGCAGTACCTTCTGCTGGTTCCCGCCGGAAAGGGAGCTCATGAGGGCGTCGGGATCGGCGGGGCGGATGTCCAGCTTCGCGATGTACTCCTTCACCAGGGCCTCGGAGGTGCGCCGCGGGATGGGCCGTGCCCACCCTCGGGCGGCCTGCAGGGCGAGCACGAGGTTGTCGCGGACGCTGAGTTCGGCGACGACTCCCTCGGCCTTGCGGTCTTCCGAGCAGAAGGCCACGCCCTGGGCGATCATCGCCCGGGGGCCGCGGGGGCGGAGTTCCCTGCCGTTGACCGTCAGAGTTCCGGTATGCGCGCGGTCCGCGCCGAAGAGCATGCGAGCCAGCTCGGTGCGGCCCGAGCCGAGCAGGCCGGCCAGGCCGACCACCTCTCCGGCATGGATCTCCAGGTCGACGGGTGCGAGCGAGCCCGTGCGCCCCAGGGCGACGGCGCTGAGGAACGGCGCGGTACCGGGAGCCCGGTCCTCCGAGCGCCGCTGTACCTCCTCCAGCACTCCCATTTCGCGCCCGAGCATCGCTGAGACGAGTTCGATGTGGTTCATCTCCGACGGCAGGTACTCACCGACGAGTGAGCCGTTCCGCAGAACGGTCATGCGGTCGGCGATCTCGTAGACCTGGTCGAGGAAGTGGGAGACGAACAGGATGGCGACTCCGTCGTCGCGCAGCACGCGCACGATCCGGAAGAGCTCGTCCACCTCGTCGGCGTCCAGGCTGGAGGTGGGCTCGTCCAGAACCAGCACGCGTGCGTCCACGACCAGTGCCCTCGCGATGGCCACGAGTTGCTGGATGGCGATCGGGTGAGAGCTCAGCAGGGAGGCGGGGTCGATGGACAGGCCGATGCGGGTGAGCAGCTCCTTCGCCCCCGCACGCATGGCCCGGCCGTCGATGTGCCCCAGCCGCCGCGGCTCGCGGCCCAGCAGGATGTTCTCCGCAACCGAGAGGTTGGGCAGGAGGTTGACCTCCTGGTACACCGTGCTGATCCCGGCTTCCTGGGCTTGACCGGGCGCGTCGAAGGCGACCGGCTCGCCATGCAGGCGTATGACGCCGGCCGTCGGAGGATGCACGCCGGTGAGTGCCTTGATGAGGGTGGACTTGCCTGCCCCGTTCTCGCCCATCAGAGCGTGCACTTCACCGGGGAGCAGACGGAGGTCGACGCCCGAGAGAGCTTTGACGCCGGGGAACTCCACGCTGATGTCGCGCATCTCGACCACCGGGGTGCCGGTCAGCGCTGAGGAATCGGTCATGACCAGTGCTTTCGTCGTGGGTGCCAGCCCCTGCCACCGGCACGAGGCGCGCGGTGGCAGGGACTGGAGCTCGTGGATCAGTACTGCCGGTCGGGGAGCGCCTTCTTCGCCTGCTCGGGCGTGAAGGTGGTCTCCTCGGTGACCACTCGCTTGGGGACCTTCTCCCCACCCACGACCTTCTTGGCGAGGTCCATGAGCTGGTCGCCGAGGAGCGGGTTGCATTCGACGATGTAGTTGATCTCCCCGTCGGCAAGCGCCTGCATACCGTCCTTGACGGCGTCGACCGTGATGATCTTGATGTCCTCGCCGGGCTTCTTACCGGCGGCCTTGATGGCTTCGATGGCGCCCAGGCCCATGTCGTCGTTGTGGGCGTAGACGACGTCGACATCGGGGTTGGAGCGCAGGAAGGCCTCCATGACCTGCTTGCCGCCGGAGCGGGTGAAGTCGCCGCTCTGGGAAGCCTTGATCTTGATGTCGGGGCGGGCGGCGATCTTCTCCTCGAAGCCCTTCTTGCGGTCGATGGCGGGTGCGGCGCCGGTGGTGCCCTGCAGTTCCACCACGTTGACGGGGCC is a genomic window containing:
- a CDS encoding lytic polysaccharide monooxygenase auxiliary activity family 9 protein, with product MARRKKLFTSLAAAVATLLGGIGLTLMGQGDAQAHGATMTPGSRTYLCMLDARTGTGALDPTNPACKAALAESGANALYNWFAVLDSNAGGRGAGYVPDGKLCSAGDRSPYNFTGYNAPRSDWPRTHLTSGKTIQVKHSNWAAHPGSFRVYLSKPGYSPSTELGWDDLELVGTVSDPPQSGGPGTDGGHYYWDLDLPSGRSGDAVMFIQWVRSDSQENFFSCSDIVFDGGNGEVTGIRGSGGTPHPTPTPTPTPTPTPTPTPTPPPADPHTGCMAVYSVTNSWSGGFQGSVEVMNHGTTARDGWAVQWKPGLGTKISSVWSGALTTDPDGTLTVRNLGYNRTIAPEGSVTFGFTATSTGNDFPVGSIGCVTP
- a CDS encoding glycoside hydrolase family 9 protein, whose translation is MLAGAVATAGLLAGTLAPPAGAAQPLDEGHEVVVNGDFSAGTAPWWSTANSPVAVSDGRLCADVPAGTANAWDAIVGQNGLALTAGEGYTLSYTATSTVPVAIRTNVQMATEPWTTELATAQPVGTTAERVTETFTAGADHDAAQLVFQIGGSAEALTFCVDDVSLRGGTAPPPYEPDTGSPVRVNQVGYLTHGPKAGTVVTDATDPLLWTLDSAAGTRVADGTTTPAGVDTASRRQVHTFDFSAVTTVGEGYTVTVAGEKSEPFAIGDDLYAPLRTDALAYFYHNRSGIEIDADIVGEQYARPAGHLGVSPNQGDNDVPCQPGVCDYRLDAAGGWYDAGDHGKYVVNGGIAVAQLMSTFERTLYEETADAGPLGDGELRLPEHGNATPDILDEARWELEFLMRMQVPAGEPLAGMAHHKLHDKAWTGLPLRPDRDPQPRELHPPTTAATLNLAATAAQCARLFHAYDAAFAAQCRSAARSAWTAAKTHPDILADPQDATGGGAYSDDDVRDEFYWAAAELFLTTGEDSYRQEVLRSPLHGDTDAVFPRGGMSWGSVAGLGALNLASVPGKLSADQLATVRGMVTEAADGYAADSARAAYGLPYSPDDGHFVWGSNSQVANNMVVLGSAHDLTGRTAYRDAVLRGLDYLLGRNALNQSYVTGYGERDSRNQHHRFWANQLDPALPNPAPGSLAGGPNASIEDPVAQAKLKGCAPAMCYIDDIESWATNEITINWNAPLAWVASYVDDLGGGEPVTAQCEVTYTSQRWSNGFTTHIELKNTGDDPVRPWRLDWTFADRQQVTDTWGADIGQTGPRVTAEALRWNAMLAPGTTVLFGFNGRPTGLVHDPQVFRLNGKVCATTSRR
- a CDS encoding cellulase family glycosylhydrolase, which encodes MKRFLALLATCATALGLTTLLGPPAVAATGCKVDYTVTSQWQGGFQAGVKVTNLGEPVTGWTLKFTMPDAGQKLVQGWNATWSQSGSAVSAVGVDWNRTLANGASADLGMVGSFTGVNPKPTAFTLNGVACTGSVEEPPPVDPPVPGTGTPVDINGRLHVCGVHLCNQYDRPVQLRGMSTHGIQWFSKCYNAASLDALAKDWKSDLLRVAMYVQEGGYETDPAGFTSRVNGLVDMAEARGMYAMIDFHTLTPGDPNHNLDRAKTFFASVAARNADKDHVIYEIANEPNGVSWTAIKNYAEQVIPVIRAADPDAVIIVGTRGWSSLGVSEGSNESEVVNNPVRASNIMYAFHFYAASHKDSYRATLSRAASRLPLFVTEFGTVTATGGGAMDRASTTAWLDLLDQLKIGYANWTYSDADESSAAFRPGTCDGGDYSSSGVLTESGALLKNRISTPDSFPTS
- the yjfF gene encoding galactofuranose ABC transporter, permease protein YjfF — encoded protein: MSTLALSSARLPQRFLPVVATFAVFVVTFGAGSVRYENFASGQVVANLFVDNSFLIVLAVGMTFVILTGGIDLSVGAVAALSTMIAAATLNAGWPPLLSIITVLGSGATLGLLMGLVIHHFEVQPFIVTLAGMFLARGLCFLISVESVSITEPSFREFAAGAITLPGDITLTYSVVIALAVVLAALYVLHLTRFGRTVYAVGGSESSARLMGLATSRAKVGVYVVSGFCSALGGLLFSLYMLSGYGLHAVGMELDVIAAVVIGGTLLAGGTGYVVGSVVGVLVLGTVQSLISFEGTLSSWWTKIVIGVLLLAFIILQRLIVRRQT
- a CDS encoding ABC transporter permease; translation: MTRGRLLWPLIALVALIVLNVAVEPSFVELRLQDGHLFGSMIDILRNGAPTLLIAVGMTLVIATRGIDLSVGAVAAIAGAIACTYISGGGDAVTAVLLALSVCILLGLWNGFLVSVLGIQPIIATLVLMTAGRGGAMLLTEGQIVTVKDPLYRQIGSGFLLLPIAILISLAVLAAVALITRRTALGMLIEAVGINPKAGELAGVRSRTIVWTVYVFAGLCAGVAGLMISSNVNAADANSAGLWIEMDAILAVVIGGTSLAGGRYSLAGTMLGALVIQTLTTTVYTIGVPTDVTLVFKAVVVIVVCLLQSPRTARMLRARRKTAVSTPRSQEVAAG
- a CDS encoding sugar ABC transporter ATP-binding protein, encoding MTDSSALTGTPVVEMRDISVEFPGVKALSGVDLRLLPGEVHALMGENGAGKSTLIKALTGVHPPTAGVIRLHGEPVAFDAPGQAQEAGISTVYQEVNLLPNLSVAENILLGREPRRLGHIDGRAMRAGAKELLTRIGLSIDPASLLSSHPIAIQQLVAIARALVVDARVLVLDEPTSSLDADEVDELFRIVRVLRDDGVAILFVSHFLDQVYEIADRMTVLRNGSLVGEYLPSEMNHIELVSAMLGREMGVLEEVQRRSEDRAPGTAPFLSAVALGRTGSLAPVDLEIHAGEVVGLAGLLGSGRTELARMLFGADRAHTGTLTVNGRELRPRGPRAMIAQGVAFCSEDRKAEGVVAELSVRDNLVLALQAARGWARPIPRRTSEALVKEYIAKLDIRPADPDALMSSLSGGNQQKVLLARWLVTRPRLLILDEPTRGIDVGAKAHIQKVVADLAAEGMAVLFISAELEEVVRVSDRVVVLRDRHKVAELNGQDVSVDKIMSVIAAPSANHTAAVAS
- a CDS encoding ABC transporter substrate-binding protein, which gives rise to MLKKIATGVSVLLLATLTACGSDSTSSKDGDSGAAGKKITMGFAQVGAESGWRTANTKSVQQSAKAAGVELKFSDAQQKQENQIKAIRSYIQQKVDVIAFSPVVETGWDAVLLEAKRARIPVILTDRAVDSDDDTLYETFLGSDFVEEGEKAGEWLVENTKGPVNVVELQGTTGAAPAIDRKKGFEEKIAARPDIKIKASQSGDFTRSGGKQVMEAFLRSNPDVDVVYAHNDDMGLGAIEAIKAAGKKPGEDIKIITVDAVKDGMQALADGEINYIVECNPLLGDQLMDLAKKVVGGEKVPKRVVTEETTFTPEQAKKALPDRQY